Proteins found in one Paenibacillus sp. FSL R10-2782 genomic segment:
- a CDS encoding HAD hydrolase-like protein: MIQAVIFNLESTLLDPGGRGLIQGIRDIFRWKGVQVTEEQASHGRGLPIRDHIANVLALSEVRKKWLDCFGTHPGRTDIEHIYLELVPVLRSLIQGAEPTFGIDKALNELQDRRIQSGATASCPMEMLGNVFTPAQSPYALDCTVAPCEVSQGRPYPWMIYEIAHRLQVFPLSDIVKVGDTAADMQEGRNAGVWTIGVLNHSEGSLTTSQATSRESDDRVAEERRRQSIYGLKRAGAHIVMNSVADLPRILREIEMLQHTGGYPSYTKQVKTALMPPS, encoded by the coding sequence ATGATACAAGCGGTTATTTTTAATCTCGAAAGTACATTGTTGGACCCCGGAGGACGAGGCTTAATCCAGGGAATACGTGATATTTTCAGATGGAAGGGTGTACAGGTAACCGAAGAACAGGCATCTCATGGGCGGGGATTACCGATCCGTGATCATATTGCGAATGTGCTGGCACTTTCAGAGGTTCGGAAAAAATGGCTGGATTGCTTCGGTACGCATCCCGGAAGAACGGATATTGAGCATATTTATCTTGAGCTTGTGCCTGTTCTCCGTTCTTTGATCCAGGGAGCTGAGCCCACTTTCGGTATCGATAAAGCGCTGAATGAGTTGCAGGATCGTCGGATTCAGTCAGGCGCTACCGCATCTTGCCCGATGGAGATGCTGGGCAACGTTTTTACGCCTGCACAGTCCCCATATGCACTGGATTGCACAGTAGCTCCCTGTGAAGTTTCGCAAGGGCGCCCTTATCCATGGATGATCTATGAGATTGCACACCGCTTACAGGTTTTCCCGCTTAGCGATATTGTGAAAGTAGGAGATACGGCAGCTGATATGCAAGAGGGCAGGAATGCCGGTGTGTGGACAATAGGTGTGCTGAATCATAGCGAAGGTTCGCTGACCACGTCGCAAGCAACTAGCCGTGAATCCGACGACAGAGTGGCTGAGGAACGGCGCAGACAGAGCATATACGGATTAAAAAGGGCAGGAGCCCACATCGTCATGAACTCGGTCGCTGACTTGCCGCGTATTTTGCGTGAAATCGAAATGCTCCAGCATACGGGCGGCTATCCTTCCTATACAAAGCAAGTAAAAACAGCGTTAATGCCTCCATCGTGA
- a CDS encoding NAD(P)H-hydrate dehydratase produces the protein MYIVTAEEMRQLDRYTIDKLGIPALTLMENAGRAVADEVLKLCAVESGWSHKSFSESHVDSAYGTGRRYMVGQDAAKQGYDEGPAYGEQVAHLGPGDTPGHGGVIRTEPWSHGGHAMWEREHWYILVGKGNNGGDGLVAARHLTDAGLRVTVVYAESPDTLRGEAAVQRDIIAALHIPALVYGRDALDLRSATGIVDALLGTGTQGPPREPYALLICEANASGVPLVSVDVPSGLDADTGALYEPCIRARVTVCLAYLKRGLVQYPGAGAAGDVTVRYIGIPPGLAHERGVQLRLLTRDTLREALGVDVSRSRVPDGHKGTYGHVLVAGGSLRMSGAGLLAARAALRIGSGLVTWAVPEALLPRLIGAAPELMLAAAAAGGDGEWNADSADELLQLAQARDVLAVGPGLGRFAGDTGWLRRLWEEYGGPLVLDADALNILAAAGPELEAWKPRGAAVVLTPHPGEMARLLGLSTGEVQRDRIAHARQYAQTRGVTLVLKGARTVIACPDGTAYVNTPGHAGMATGGAGDVLTGIIAGLLAQGLNASQAAAFGVYLHGAAGETAARHRQHAASVIAGDIIEAL, from the coding sequence ATGTATATTGTGACCGCTGAAGAAATGCGGCAACTGGATCGGTATACGATTGACAAGCTGGGCATCCCGGCCCTTACCTTGATGGAAAATGCCGGGCGTGCGGTAGCTGACGAGGTATTGAAGCTCTGCGCTGTGGAAAGTGGTTGGAGCCATAAGAGCTTCTCGGAAAGCCACGTGGATTCAGCATACGGTACGGGACGCAGATATATGGTGGGGCAAGATGCTGCCAAGCAAGGATATGATGAGGGTCCAGCCTATGGTGAACAGGTCGCCCACTTAGGGCCTGGGGATACGCCGGGACATGGCGGTGTTATTCGGACGGAGCCTTGGAGCCACGGGGGGCATGCCATGTGGGAACGGGAGCATTGGTATATTCTCGTAGGCAAAGGCAACAACGGGGGTGACGGTCTGGTGGCGGCCCGCCATCTAACGGATGCGGGTCTGCGTGTCACTGTCGTGTATGCCGAATCGCCGGACACGCTACGCGGCGAAGCGGCAGTGCAACGCGATATCATCGCGGCTCTGCACATCCCGGCCCTTGTCTACGGCCGGGATGCCCTCGACCTGCGCAGCGCCACCGGCATCGTAGATGCCCTGCTGGGCACGGGCACACAAGGCCCGCCGCGCGAACCCTACGCCTTGCTGATTTGCGAGGCCAATGCCAGCGGCGTGCCACTTGTGTCGGTAGATGTGCCCAGCGGCCTCGACGCCGACACAGGTGCGCTGTACGAGCCGTGCATTCGCGCACGTGTCACCGTATGCCTCGCCTACCTGAAGCGTGGGCTCGTCCAATACCCGGGCGCCGGGGCCGCAGGCGATGTAACGGTACGCTACATCGGTATTCCGCCCGGGCTTGCCCATGAGCGCGGCGTACAGCTACGGCTCCTGACCCGCGATACGCTGCGCGAAGCGCTGGGCGTGGACGTGAGCCGCAGCCGCGTGCCGGACGGGCACAAGGGCACCTACGGCCACGTCCTCGTCGCCGGGGGAAGCCTGCGCATGAGCGGCGCGGGCCTGCTGGCCGCACGTGCCGCCCTGCGCATCGGCAGCGGCCTTGTGACGTGGGCGGTGCCCGAAGCGCTGCTGCCGCGACTCATCGGAGCCGCGCCGGAGCTGATGCTCGCTGCCGCAGCCGCAGGTGGAGACGGCGAGTGGAACGCCGACTCCGCGGACGAGCTGCTTCAGCTCGCGCAGGCGCGCGATGTGCTGGCCGTCGGCCCCGGCCTCGGCCGCTTCGCAGGAGACACTGGCTGGCTGCGCCGCCTGTGGGAAGAATACGGCGGCCCGCTCGTACTCGATGCGGACGCTCTGAACATCCTCGCTGCGGCGGGGCCAGAGCTTGAGGCCTGGAAGCCGAGAGGAGCGGCCGTTGTACTGACGCCGCACCCCGGCGAGATGGCCCGTCTGCTGGGCCTATCGACGGGCGAGGTGCAGCGTGACCGCATCGCCCATGCCCGGCAGTACGCCCAGACACGCGGGGTCACGCTGGTGCTCAAGGGAGCGCGTACCGTCATTGCGTGCCCGGACGGAACGGCTTATGTCAACACGCCAGGCCACGCCGGGATGGCGACAGGCGGTGCAGGTGATGTGCTGACAGGCATCATCGCAGGCTTGCTGGCACAGGGCTTGAACGCTTCACAGGCAGCAGCCTTTGGCGTGTACCTGCACGGCGCGGCTGGAGAAACAGCCGCACGCCATCGCCAGCATGCCGCCTCGGTCATTGCGGGTGACATTATTGAAGCCCTATAG